A single window of uncultured Methanospirillum sp. DNA harbors:
- a CDS encoding ATP-dependent DNA helicase, which yields MNKYLDYILNEPHPLSDSQKEAVLAEARYVRLIAGAGAGKTETLTRRILYLLFEKHFSPGSIVAFTFTEKAAASMKNRIFKRVLGLEAVEIYNQLGDMYIGTIHGFCNRILEEQFGYGSWEVLDENQEMALLINISDRIGLTNGRNTTDRASIFKQSLSVMYNDLLSRDEIKKQSPEFFASVRSYEAYLDRFHLLTFDRMITLALNHLQATPDGARSIRHLIVDEYQDINPAQEALIKTIGRNNIFVVGDPRQTIFQWRGSDEGCFQRFATFYPDVYDIVLPENRRSGKQIVSVANTLASHFCTGPYEPMTATRPDTGAVYRIDYPTAGDEAEGVADQILSLVNSGSCRYQDIAILLRSVNNSAIPFIQALRRYHIPFILSGQVGLFKRQEILALAKIFCWLSPKGFFPASIKDRKNTISGELLLDSAIEDWFSVVPPIHTKEVVKKTLGYWKNSVLEGVAYRNFTTAYYNLLSILGFHALSQDNAENAVVMGNIASFGRVLADFESSHHYGGKTGDILKMVRDLHWYLFLYAYWRYEESAGEQDIAVDAVRLSTVHQAKGLEWPVVFVPALIDGKFPSSRIGERKNWLIPRELFPALRYEGNTEAERQLFYVALTRARDLVCLSWYEEEGDSGMQPSQFIEDEIGTEPVIPYPYTRPVPAMPCQAPEPDAELHSFPAKDLILFQQCPYRYRLNKEWGFLPGLSPDLGFGNALHFCLGEISKLLKQGVTVEQAVDQSIESGFFLPYADRNRFEGMKRVARERLLSFANQRKEDLLRVHASEYRIEFPVRNGTIIGKIDVMLNSPEGLEIQDYKTSDEVIAPEAAKMQVKIYAYGLRLLGKPVSSGGVAYIEDARVDPVPVRDNEIVEVKEIVERLIDQILERKFPAKPGKQCDGCDYFQICKYRIGGIHEKNKR from the coding sequence ATGAATAAATATCTCGATTACATTCTTAATGAGCCTCATCCTCTTTCAGACTCACAGAAAGAAGCAGTTTTAGCAGAAGCAAGATATGTCCGCCTCATAGCCGGAGCCGGGGCCGGAAAGACAGAGACATTGACCCGGAGAATCCTCTATCTGCTTTTTGAAAAGCACTTTTCTCCCGGATCCATTGTAGCATTCACATTCACTGAAAAAGCAGCTGCCTCGATGAAGAACCGGATCTTCAAACGGGTTTTGGGTCTAGAAGCGGTTGAGATATACAACCAGCTCGGTGATATGTATATCGGCACTATTCACGGGTTCTGTAACCGGATCCTGGAAGAGCAGTTTGGATACGGGTCATGGGAGGTCCTGGATGAAAACCAGGAGATGGCTCTTTTGATCAATATCTCTGACCGGATCGGTCTTACAAACGGGAGAAACACCACCGACCGGGCATCTATATTCAAGCAGAGCCTCTCTGTGATGTATAACGATCTCCTCTCCCGGGATGAGATCAAAAAGCAATCTCCCGAGTTTTTTGCTTCGGTTAGATCATATGAAGCCTATCTTGATCGGTTTCACCTGCTCACGTTTGACCGGATGATAACGCTTGCTCTCAATCACTTACAGGCCACACCGGATGGGGCCAGGAGTATCAGGCATCTGATAGTGGATGAGTACCAGGATATCAATCCGGCACAGGAGGCGTTGATCAAGACAATCGGCCGAAACAATATCTTTGTTGTCGGAGATCCACGGCAGACCATATTCCAGTGGAGAGGTTCTGATGAAGGGTGTTTCCAGCGGTTTGCCACCTTCTACCCGGATGTTTATGATATTGTGCTGCCTGAAAACCGGAGAAGCGGAAAACAGATAGTATCAGTTGCAAATACGCTTGCCTCTCATTTCTGTACCGGACCGTATGAACCGATGACTGCAACACGGCCTGATACCGGTGCTGTCTACCGGATAGATTATCCAACCGCCGGGGATGAGGCTGAAGGAGTTGCCGATCAGATCCTCTCACTTGTGAACTCCGGGTCATGCAGGTATCAGGATATCGCGATTCTGCTCCGGAGTGTAAACAACAGTGCAATACCATTTATTCAGGCACTCCGAAGGTATCATATTCCGTTCATTCTGTCCGGTCAGGTTGGTCTGTTCAAGAGGCAGGAGATACTGGCCCTGGCAAAGATCTTCTGTTGGCTTTCCCCGAAGGGATTTTTCCCGGCATCAATCAAAGACCGGAAGAACACAATCTCCGGGGAACTTCTCCTCGATTCTGCAATAGAGGACTGGTTTTCGGTCGTACCACCGATCCATACAAAAGAAGTTGTCAAAAAGACGCTCGGGTACTGGAAGAATAGTGTTCTTGAGGGTGTGGCATATCGAAATTTCACAACAGCATACTACAATCTTCTTTCGATTCTTGGATTTCACGCCTTATCCCAGGATAATGCTGAGAATGCCGTTGTGATGGGAAACATCGCCAGTTTTGGGAGGGTTCTAGCCGATTTTGAATCTTCCCATCATTATGGGGGTAAGACCGGTGATATCTTAAAGATGGTCCGGGATCTCCACTGGTATCTGTTCCTGTATGCATACTGGCGATACGAGGAGTCAGCCGGTGAGCAGGATATTGCTGTGGATGCAGTCCGCCTCTCTACAGTTCACCAGGCGAAAGGTCTTGAATGGCCGGTTGTGTTCGTTCCTGCCCTGATAGATGGGAAGTTTCCCTCATCACGAATTGGAGAGAGGAAGAACTGGCTCATTCCTCGTGAACTCTTTCCTGCTCTCCGGTACGAAGGAAACACAGAGGCTGAACGTCAGTTATTTTACGTCGCCCTTACCCGGGCCCGGGATCTGGTATGCCTGAGCTGGTACGAGGAAGAAGGCGATTCAGGCATGCAGCCGTCGCAGTTTATCGAGGATGAGATCGGAACAGAACCGGTCATTCCTTATCCATATACCCGGCCTGTTCCGGCAATGCCATGTCAGGCCCCGGAGCCTGATGCCGAGCTTCATTCATTTCCTGCAAAAGATCTCATCCTCTTTCAGCAATGTCCATACCGGTACCGTCTGAATAAAGAATGGGGCTTTCTTCCTGGGCTCTCTCCTGATCTCGGGTTTGGAAATGCTCTTCACTTCTGCCTTGGTGAGATCTCAAAACTGCTCAAGCAGGGAGTTACAGTAGAACAGGCAGTAGATCAGTCGATCGAGTCCGGGTTCTTTCTACCATATGCTGATAGGAACCGGTTTGAAGGTATGAAGCGGGTAGCCCGTGAGCGACTTTTGTCTTTTGCAAACCAGAGAAAGGAGGATCTTCTCCGGGTTCATGCATCCGAATACCGGATCGAGTTTCCGGTCAGGAACGGGACTATTATAGGCAAGATAGATGTGATGCTCAATTCACCGGAGGGGCTAGAAATCCAGGATTACAAGACCTCTGATGAAGTGATTGCTCCTGAAGCAGCGAAAATGCAGGTGAAGATCTATGCGTATGGGCTCCGACTCCTAGGAAAACCAGTCTCATCCGGTGGGGTTGCATATATCGAAGATGCAAGAGTTGATCCGGTTCCAGTACGGGACAATGAGATTGTGGAAGTTAAAGAGATTGTTGAAAGGTTGATTGATCAGATCCTAGAGAGAAAATTCCCAGCAAAACCCGGGAAACAGTGTGATGGGTGTGATTATTTTCAGATCTGTAAGTATCGTATAGGAGGAATCCATGAAAAAAATAAAAGATGA
- a CDS encoding type II toxin-antitoxin system HicB family antitoxin, whose amino-acid sequence MNTLTAIIHSEGELFVSLCPETGTVSQGNTIEEAIENLKEATELYLEEFPLSPISRSLITTFEVASVATQ is encoded by the coding sequence ATGAACACCTTAACAGCAATAATTCATAGTGAGGGAGAATTATTCGTCTCACTCTGCCCTGAAACCGGAACGGTTAGCCAGGGGAATACTATAGAGGAAGCAATTGAAAATCTCAAAGAAGCAACCGAACTATACCTGGAGGAGTTTCCTCTTTCCCCTATATCCCGGAGTCTGATTACCACATTTGAGGTAGCATCCGTTGCAACCCAATAA
- a CDS encoding GrpB family protein, which translates to MKIIGIWDIFNSGAEPYEKFIESHSAFYSHLPRPDLPESGVRVIRYDIKNGPILAGIAFGADADFYIPDWDNVDTLLISPDLIEVTSFHGNKSVFPVHDALFTESDTVLLQCNLEQEHLKLYLGSISWFFPDNASADEVRLIPYDPSWPAMATSFIDTFYEEFGSDIITRMEHYGSTSIPGMPAKPILDFLVEVSSLQEAIARIVWLTDTKNWEYWWYGDHITLIKRDEKTRARTHHVHITSCNHKIWNNLVFRDRLRSNPVLAKQYADLKYRLAAEFTIDREAYTRAKGDFVRRVMRIDSGVSGHRGK; encoded by the coding sequence ATGAAGATTATTGGTATATGGGACATTTTTAATTCCGGTGCAGAACCGTATGAAAAATTTATAGAGTCCCATAGTGCCTTTTATTCCCACTTACCCAGACCTGATCTTCCGGAATCAGGAGTCCGGGTTATTCGATACGATATAAAAAATGGTCCCATTCTAGCCGGAATAGCGTTCGGTGCTGATGCAGATTTCTACATTCCTGATTGGGACAACGTAGACACTCTTCTGATATCTCCAGATCTGATAGAAGTAACATCTTTTCATGGCAACAAGTCAGTGTTTCCGGTACATGATGCATTATTTACTGAATCTGATACTGTCCTTTTACAATGCAATCTGGAACAAGAGCATTTAAAACTGTATCTTGGATCAATATCCTGGTTTTTCCCGGATAATGCATCTGCTGATGAAGTACGTCTCATCCCATATGATCCGTCATGGCCTGCTATGGCTACTTCTTTCATCGATACTTTTTATGAAGAATTTGGTTCTGATATTATCACGAGGATGGAGCATTATGGGAGTACTTCTATTCCCGGAATGCCTGCAAAACCAATTTTAGATTTTTTAGTTGAGGTCTCTTCATTACAGGAAGCCATTGCACGAATTGTATGGCTGACTGATACAAAAAACTGGGAATACTGGTGGTATGGTGATCATATTACTCTCATTAAACGGGACGAAAAAACCAGAGCAAGAACACATCATGTACACATAACCTCTTGTAATCATAAAATCTGGAATAATCTGGTATTCAGAGACCGGTTACGATCCAATCCGGTTTTAGCCAAGCAGTATGCTGATCTGAAATATAGATTAGCTGCAGAGTTCACAATAGATCGGGAAGCGTACACCAGAGCAAAAGGAGATTTCGTCAGAAGGGTGATGCGTATCGATTCCGGTGTTTCAGGTCATCGTGGGAAATAG
- a CDS encoding type II toxin-antitoxin system HicA family toxin has product MQPNKPVSGAEAIKILCKNFGFEISGRKGSHVRLSKSTPEGKVGTVIPMHDELATGTLRFALKLAGITLEEFEVYL; this is encoded by the coding sequence TTGCAACCCAATAAACCCGTTTCCGGAGCAGAGGCGATAAAAATTCTCTGTAAGAATTTCGGGTTTGAGATATCTGGTAGAAAGGGTAGTCATGTACGCCTTTCAAAAAGTACTCCTGAAGGAAAAGTTGGGACTGTTATTCCCATGCATGATGAATTAGCTACAGGAACTCTCCGATTTGCATTAAAACTAGCAGGAATCACACTCGAAGAGTTTGAAGTATATCTGTAG
- a CDS encoding response regulator, with protein MKDDRLNVIYVDDEVPLLQLGKIFLERSGSITIDTVSSAKEALKMIPAGNYDAIISDYQMPGMDGIEFLQVIRETIGDIPFILFTGRGREEVVIQAINNGADFYLQKGGDPVPQFVELEHKIHQAAFRKKTEGLLCQSERTSRALLNATADAVALLDINLNILDANDVFSDRVYSKPVDVIGKNLSEITSEDLYKTREQKFDEVVQTKRAIRFEDSNNDLNLENNFYPIFNENGDVVRFAVFTRDITSSKRKESELSNAYEKIAQEEEELRNQFDLLAESEKLVKASEERLLMAQAIGHMGCWEYDRTKQTFWGSVEARKIFGIPHDCEEISIADLEERIIENEFSKESFLNLIFNNTEYNITYTVNPLDGSPHKIVHSVGKVEKDSEGKITRVIGVIRDVTQEKLAEKNLIYVNNLLESLIKQAPYAILLIRGTPENITVIINNRFSSQMLGDPVYSGDPVDVNKPHVTLPRFFSTDGTKEIELKDMPGSRALLGEYVNREEYLIRLPNETEYIGEINAFPLFDENNLIIAGAVVAQDVTQRKRDEEVQDKKLDALLLSLSLSKVGYWEYDLAEDLLTWSDEIFHCFGQDPHTYKPSIEGMRTLIQPDDLPGFNRMMQNTIDTGETESRNIRIIHPDTSIHTLKVVISAKKDDRGVVHRLFGTCQDIT; from the coding sequence ATGAAAGATGATCGGTTAAATGTGATTTATGTTGATGATGAAGTTCCTCTCCTTCAATTAGGGAAAATTTTCTTAGAAAGGTCTGGATCAATAACTATTGATACGGTATCATCAGCGAAAGAAGCCCTGAAGATGATACCCGCCGGTAATTACGATGCGATTATATCTGATTATCAGATGCCTGGAATGGATGGCATCGAGTTCTTACAGGTCATTCGTGAAACAATAGGAGATATTCCATTTATTCTCTTTACTGGTCGTGGCCGGGAAGAGGTTGTCATCCAGGCGATCAATAACGGGGCAGATTTTTATCTTCAAAAAGGAGGTGACCCGGTCCCCCAGTTTGTGGAATTAGAACACAAGATTCACCAGGCTGCGTTCCGGAAGAAGACTGAAGGACTCCTTTGTCAGAGTGAGAGAACCTCCAGAGCTTTATTAAATGCAACAGCAGATGCAGTGGCCCTTCTTGATATTAATCTCAATATTTTAGATGCAAACGATGTTTTTTCAGATAGAGTGTACAGTAAACCTGTTGATGTTATTGGAAAAAATCTATCTGAAATCACTTCAGAGGATTTATATAAGACACGGGAACAAAAATTCGACGAAGTTGTCCAGACAAAACGTGCCATCCGGTTTGAAGATAGTAATAATGACCTCAATTTAGAAAATAATTTTTATCCAATATTTAATGAGAATGGAGACGTAGTACGATTTGCTGTTTTTACCAGAGATATCACCTCCAGTAAGCGTAAAGAATCTGAACTCAGCAATGCATACGAGAAAATTGCCCAGGAAGAAGAAGAGTTAAGAAACCAATTTGATCTCCTTGCAGAGAGTGAAAAACTTGTAAAGGCAAGTGAAGAACGTCTGTTAATGGCACAGGCCATTGGTCATATGGGCTGCTGGGAATATGATCGGACAAAGCAAACGTTTTGGGGGTCCGTTGAAGCACGAAAAATATTTGGTATCCCTCATGACTGTGAAGAGATTTCTATTGCAGATCTTGAAGAACGGATTATTGAAAATGAATTTTCAAAAGAATCCTTTTTAAACCTCATATTTAATAATACAGAATATAACATCACGTACACAGTAAACCCATTGGATGGCTCTCCACATAAGATCGTACATTCAGTTGGAAAGGTTGAGAAAGATTCAGAAGGGAAGATAACCAGGGTTATTGGTGTTATTCGGGATGTAACTCAGGAAAAACTGGCCGAAAAGAATCTGATATATGTTAATAACCTCCTTGAATCCCTCATCAAACAAGCTCCATATGCTATTCTTCTCATACGGGGCACTCCTGAAAATATCACCGTTATAATAAATAATAGATTTTCATCCCAAATGCTGGGTGATCCTGTTTATTCCGGAGATCCGGTTGATGTGAATAAACCCCATGTCACTCTTCCTCGCTTTTTCTCAACAGATGGGACTAAAGAGATAGAGTTGAAGGATATGCCCGGATCAAGAGCACTTTTGGGAGAATATGTTAATAGAGAGGAATACCTCATCCGGTTACCTAACGAGACTGAATATATTGGTGAAATTAATGCATTTCCATTATTTGACGAGAATAACCTGATCATTGCCGGTGCAGTTGTGGCCCAGGACGTAACTCAACGGAAAAGAGATGAAGAAGTACAAGACAAAAAGTTGGATGCATTATTGCTGTCCCTGTCGTTATCGAAAGTAGGTTATTGGGAGTATGATCTGGCAGAAGATCTTCTGACCTGGTCAGATGAAATATTCCATTGCTTTGGACAGGATCCTCATACCTATAAGCCGTCAATAGAAGGTATGCGGACACTCATTCAACCGGATGACCTGCCTGGTTTCAATAGAATGATGCAAAATACTATCGACACCGGAGAAACAGAATCACGTAATATCAGAATAATCCATCCAGATACATCTATTCATACTCTAAAAGTAGTAATTTCTGCAAAGAAAGATGACCGGGGGGTAGTTCACCGGTTATTCGGGACATGCCAGGATATTACGTAG
- a CDS encoding nucleotidyltransferase family protein: MNDKTRLDTIQSTLQSRRPRLSEQYNITRIGVFGSVIKGTQTDERDGDLLVEFSDPPGLFRFIEIEAFLSDALQARVDLVDAEGIKPRLKIRILSEVIYL; the protein is encoded by the coding sequence GTGAATGACAAAACAAGATTAGATACCATACAATCTACTCTTCAATCACGGAGGCCCCGGCTCTCTGAACAATACAATATCACCCGCATCGGAGTATTTGGATCTGTCATCAAAGGAACCCAGACAGATGAACGTGACGGTGATCTCCTGGTGGAGTTCTCTGATCCCCCTGGATTATTCAGATTCATAGAGATTGAAGCATTTCTATCAGATGCCCTTCAAGCACGTGTAGACCTCGTGGATGCCGAAGGAATAAAACCACGGCTGAAGATCCGGATTCTTTCAGAGGTCATATATCTCTGA
- a CDS encoding Fic/DOC family N-terminal domain-containing protein, translating into MKLKPFIPEPLPPSDIDWISHIPLIGAANAALARFDGLLQSIHSPDLLLTPLITQEAVISSRIEGTQATMRDLFLFEAGRSAELDEKRQDVREVMNYQRALSHAQERMKTGHLSWDLILSLHTILRDGVRGSSYVGSVRNIHTSIGPIGAPIEQATYIPPPPELLPEMIHNWEEYLIESEKDALVQLAVLKGQFEIIHPFCDGNGRIGRMIVPLFLMEKNLLSYPAFYISAYFDRTREEYYTRLRQISQSGDLNGWISYFLNAVRDQALLNITRASDIVSLYDSMKGVIPQIIRSQYSIAVIDALFQRPIVSSTDFMEISQIPPESGKRIYKNFGMQVYLRSLGKEREEIPVSINSQNWFR; encoded by the coding sequence ATGAAACTTAAGCCGTTCATACCAGAACCCCTGCCGCCATCAGATATAGACTGGATCAGTCATATCCCCCTCATTGGTGCTGCAAACGCAGCATTAGCCAGGTTTGACGGTCTGCTCCAAAGCATACACAGCCCGGATCTCCTCCTCACCCCGCTTATCACTCAGGAGGCAGTCATATCTTCCCGGATAGAAGGAACACAGGCAACCATGAGAGACCTGTTTCTATTTGAAGCAGGAAGATCAGCAGAACTGGATGAAAAACGGCAGGATGTCAGAGAGGTCATGAATTATCAGAGAGCTCTCAGTCATGCACAGGAGAGAATGAAAACCGGGCATCTCTCCTGGGATCTCATTCTTTCCCTGCATACTATTCTTCGGGATGGCGTAAGAGGGAGTTCATATGTTGGAAGTGTCCGGAATATTCACACTTCCATCGGCCCAATCGGGGCACCCATTGAGCAGGCAACCTATATCCCTCCCCCTCCGGAGTTACTTCCAGAGATGATCCATAACTGGGAAGAGTACCTCATCGAATCTGAAAAGGATGCCCTTGTCCAGCTTGCAGTTCTGAAAGGTCAGTTTGAGATCATACACCCATTTTGTGACGGAAACGGAAGAATAGGCAGAATGATTGTACCCCTCTTTCTCATGGAAAAGAACCTTCTCTCATATCCTGCATTCTATATCAGTGCATATTTTGACCGGACCAGAGAAGAATACTATACGAGGTTACGGCAGATCTCACAATCCGGGGACCTCAACGGATGGATATCCTATTTTCTAAATGCCGTCCGTGATCAGGCACTTCTCAATATCACCCGTGCTTCAGACATCGTATCCCTCTATGATTCGATGAAGGGTGTAATACCGCAGATAATCAGATCTCAATACTCAATCGCCGTGATTGACGCCCTCTTTCAAAGACCAATTGTATCTTCTACGGATTTTATGGAGATATCACAAATCCCTCCTGAATCCGGAAAGAGGATTTACAAAAACTTCGGGATGCAGGTATACTTGAGATCATTAGGGAAGGAAAGGGAAGAAATCCCAGTATCTATCAATTCACAAAATTGGTTCAGATAG
- a CDS encoding ATP-dependent DNA helicase: MMNKYLTYILNDPHPLSDSQKEAVLAEARYVRLIAGAGAGKTETLTRRILYLLFEKHFSPGSIVAFTFTEKAAASMKNRIFKRVLGLGAVEIYNTLGDMYIGTIHGFCNRILEEKFGYGSWEVLDENQEMALLINISDRIGLTTGRNTTDKASIFKQSLSVMYNDLLSREEIERQVPEFFASVRAYEAYLDRFHLLTFDRMIALALSHLYEDPDMTRSIRHLIVDEYQDINPAQEALIKIIGLNDIFVVGDPRQTIFQWRGSDEGCFQRFATFYPDVYDIVLPENRRSGRQIVTVANTLASHFRTGPYEPMTATRPDAGAVYRIDYPTAGDEAEGVADQILSLVNSGSCRYQDIGILLRSVNNSATPFIQALRRYHIPFILSGQVGLFKRQEILALAKIFCWLSPKGFFPASIKDRKNTISGDLLLDSAIDDWFSVVSPVYTKEVVRKTLGYWKLAVLENKAYRNFTTAYYNLLSILGFHALSPDNAEDAVVMGNIASFGRVLADFESSQHYGGKTGDIVQFVRDLHWYLFLYAYWRYEESAGEQDSAVDAVRLSTVHQAKGLEWPVVFVPAMIDGKFPSSRVGERKNWLIPRELFPALRYEGNTEAERQLFYVALTRARDLVCLSWYEEEGDSGLQPSQFIEDEIGREPVIPLPYTRPVPGLSCQAPEPDAELHSFSAKDLILFQQCPYRYRLNKEWGFLPGLSPDLGFGNALHFCLGEISNLLKQGVPVEQAVDQSIESGFFLPYADRSRFLGMKRVAHQRLLSYATKRKEDLLRVYASEFRIEFPVRNGTIIGKIDVMLDSSPGFEIQDYKTSDEVIAPEAGAMQVKIYAYGLRLLGKPVSSAGVAYIEDARVDPVPVQSHEIDGVREIVEGLIDQIQEKKFPGKPGKQCGSCDYFQICRFR, encoded by the coding sequence ATGATGAATAAATATCTCACGTATATTCTCAATGATCCTCACCCTCTTTCAGATTCACAGAAAGAAGCAGTCTTAGCAGAAGCACGATATGTCCGCCTTATAGCCGGAGCCGGGGCCGGAAAGACAGAGACCCTGACCCGGAGAATCCTCTATCTTCTCTTCGAGAAGCACTTCTCTCCCGGATCCATTGTCGCATTCACGTTCACTGAAAAAGCTGCTGCCTCGATGAAGAACCGGATCTTCAAACGGGTTCTGGGTCTTGGAGCGGTAGAGATCTACAACACACTCGGTGACATGTATATCGGGACCATCCACGGGTTCTGTAACCGGATCCTGGAAGAGAAGTTCGGATACGGGTCATGGGAGGTCCTGGATGAGAACCAGGAGATGGCTCTTCTCATCAACATCTCTGACCGGATCGGGCTTACAACTGGAAGAAACACCACCGACAAGGCATCCATATTCAAGCAGAGCCTCTCGGTGATGTATAACGACCTCCTCTCCCGGGAAGAGATTGAGAGACAGGTTCCTGAATTTTTTGCTTCGGTCAGGGCATACGAAGCGTATCTTGACCGGTTTCACCTGCTCACGTTTGACCGGATGATCGCCCTTGCCCTTTCTCACCTGTATGAAGATCCGGACATGACCCGGAGTATCAGGCATCTGATCGTGGATGAATACCAGGATATCAATCCGGCACAGGAGGCGTTGATCAAGATTATCGGCCTGAATGATATCTTTGTTGTCGGTGATCCACGGCAGACCATCTTTCAGTGGAGAGGATCTGATGAAGGGTGTTTCCAGCGGTTTGCAACCTTCTATCCTGATGTCTACGATATCGTGCTGCCTGAAAACCGGAGGAGCGGAAGGCAGATAGTCACCGTTGCAAATACGCTTGCTTCTCATTTCAGGACCGGACCGTATGAACCGATGACTGCAACACGGCCTGATGCCGGTGCTGTCTACCGGATAGATTATCCAACCGCCGGGGATGAGGCTGAAGGAGTTGCAGACCAGATCCTCTCACTGGTGAACTCCGGGTCATGTAGGTACCAGGATATCGGGATTCTGCTCCGGAGCGTGAACAACAGTGCAACGCCGTTTATCCAGGCACTTCGACGGTATCATATTCCGTTCATCCTGTCCGGTCAGGTCGGGCTTTTCAAGAGGCAGGAGATCCTGGCACTTGCTAAGATCTTCTGCTGGCTCTCCCCGAAGGGATTCTTCCCGGCATCCATCAAAGACCGGAAGAACACGATCTCGGGTGATCTTCTCCTGGACTCTGCGATTGACGACTGGTTTTCAGTCGTGTCACCGGTCTATACAAAAGAGGTTGTCAGAAAGACACTCGGATACTGGAAGCTGGCAGTTCTTGAGAATAAAGCATACCGGAACTTCACAACAGCATATTATAATCTTCTCTCGATCCTTGGGTTTCACGCCTTATCACCGGATAATGCTGAAGATGCGGTTGTGATGGGCAACATCGCCAGTTTCGGGAGGGTTCTTGCCGACTTTGAGTCTTCCCAGCATTACGGGGGGAAGACCGGTGATATCGTTCAATTTGTCCGGGATCTCCACTGGTATCTGTTTCTGTATGCATACTGGCGATACGAGGAGTCTGCCGGTGAGCAGGATAGTGCTGTGGATGCAGTCCGTCTGTCCACTGTTCATCAGGCGAAAGGTCTTGAATGGCCGGTTGTGTTCGTTCCTGCCATGATTGACGGGAAGTTTCCCTCATCACGGGTTGGCGAGAGGAAGAACTGGCTCATTCCCCGTGAACTCTTCCCGGCTCTCCGGTACGAAGGAAACACAGAGGCAGAGCGTCAGTTATTTTACGTCGCCCTTACCCGGGCCCGGGATCTGGTATGCCTGAGCTGGTACGAGGAGGAGGGAGATTCAGGTCTGCAGCCGTCGCAGTTTATTGAGGATGAGATAGGAAGGGAACCGGTCATTCCTCTTCCATATACCCGGCCTGTTCCAGGATTGTCTTGTCAGGCCCCGGAGCCTGATGCCGAACTCCATTCATTTTCTGCAAAAGATCTCATCCTCTTTCAGCAATGTCCCTACCGATACCGTCTGAATAAGGAATGGGGGTTCCTTCCCGGGCTCTCTCCTGATCTCGGGTTTGGAAATGCTCTGCACTTCTGTCTAGGTGAGATCTCAAACCTGCTCAAACAGGGTGTTCCTGTAGAGCAGGCAGTGGACCAGTCGATCGAGTCCGGGTTCTTTCTGCCATATGCAGACCGGAGCCGGTTTCTTGGTATGAAACGGGTAGCTCATCAGCGGCTTTTGTCATATGCAACCAAGAGAAAGGAGGATCTCCTCCGGGTTTATGCATCTGAATTCAGGATCGAGTTCCCGGTCCGGAACGGAACGATCATCGGCAAGATTGATGTCATGCTCGATTCTTCACCAGGTTTTGAGATCCAGGATTACAAGACCTCTGATGAGGTGATTGCTCCCGAAGCAGGAGCAATGCAGGTGAAGATCTATGCCTACGGACTCCGGCTCCTTGGTAAACCGGTCTCATCGGCAGGGGTTGCATATATCGAAGATGCAAGGGTGGATCCGGTTCCGGTCCAGAGCCATGAGATAGATGGGGTCCGGGAGATTGTTGAGGGGCTGATAGATCAGATCCAGGAGAAGAAGTTCCCGGGTAAACCCGGGAAACAGTGTGGTTCGTGCGATTATTTCCAGATATGCAGGTTCCGGTAG